One genomic window of Tribolium castaneum strain GA2 chromosome 10, icTriCast1.1, whole genome shotgun sequence includes the following:
- the LOC100141763 gene encoding agrin isoform X6, translated as MALKGCRPRATILRLFLLATLWLHSHASALARRQISAHPVFLPRCKYDEHIIKSEDKLQKQIDLANFVFTGKVTSDIRFLDNRTIVFSVYVRRYFKNNAGLSDNQEVRVLKTLYDGEGVKCRQVLRYRYTAIFIGRKPQKLDADVQLTINPVPVTLTNLDRVTAATKDLMHKPRQHYIEEPCEKTFCAWGAQCITGPDGRAMCQCPTHCKQKVDLVCGTDGKTYANRCQLRVASCKARLNTRVKHDGECEQNDPCRDKQCGFGARCVVSPDGRNASCVCPDKCPSYGDHTTSRPVCGSDGIDYRNQCELQKAACTSNTNITIKFLGKCDPCAGVECAEPEVCQLDEHRNPVCRCGDSCPLEFTPVCGSDGKTYSNECTLRQEACRARKNLHIIYRGKCSSGINPCMSVRCTLGEECAINKFGIARCQCPPSCEPIMRPVCSKDGRTFPSECELKRTACLTRTTIEISYSGVCGEKGPCSEYQCQNGATCVERFGVAHCECPVCPAEFEPVCGSDGISYGNECKLRLEACKHPRNITVLYDGPCNGCETKKCDFYSVCERDSATEGRCVCPKSCTDPELNDGTVCGTDGVTYANECELRMTSCKMKQFILVAYKGNCDLCQGVECKYGGRCEAGKCVCPTNCEGSGDEPVCASNMMTFPNECELQKAMCLQPTNSPPLSVVFYGDCREKFPVAGSLSTTLSPFTAQTNNIGPGTDLDTVGPENTIPDLSTVEKEACRDIHCDFEATCELGPDNFPRCTCQFDCASAALVSASKPVCASDLQIYPSLCAMKMEACQRQEELRLRPLDLCQGMEVKPCNGEKPLTDPLTGKELDCGSGPKRQDCPSGSYCHQTTRFSRCCPKDQGLLEQKSCEDSWHGCCPDGKTAAQGPNHAGCPSLCGCNKLGSYSDTCDPETQQCRCRPGVGGAKCDRCEPGYWGLPKISSGYHGCIPCGCSTFGSVRDDCEQMTGRCVCNPGVQGQKCTVCTSHDKVLGPNGCVPADLTTSPPTTCKELTCYFGATCVERGGFAICECHTECPQENDAQVVCGSDGQTYASACELRQVACRTQKDIVVQAFGTCKDDMFPSTDWPIRRYTPLQFTQPDDSNSPLSKSTRHLLVPDPRYYYGSSGSIMRPVQGVSYPAETDNKAAFEINVSATGPNAIYNTRGGNYAPAYRPTPATVRVITALLGDLCSDNSDCMIMYSHCVSGACTCLPNHSESSDRQECIADPNPTDEYRACSSSPCHHGSTCVDLPAATFTCVCETNFTGSLCETEVIHKQYNTPAFHGRSYVKLKPLKAYHKLSIEVEFKTHSHDGLLLYNQQKPDGLGDFVSLAIVNGFVEFKYNLGNGHVLIRSVDKIQLGVFHRVVIKRYHRDGILKLDEGEDVAGQAKGTLKALDLLEDTYVGFLPSNYTRVYENIGTAKGFRGCIRKLKIGRRPIELHVNRDDWVLGAEAVSECGDSPCSAAPCANDAKCALITPETYRCECGPHYRGEFCEKPIEPCRSNPCKFGSTCTPLSPDAYICECPPGRTGTRCEMVCSVSEDKYMGIVNPEFSGSSYIRLPRLEGVRKTFSIEVYFMPKAANGLILYNGQLKNGRGDFISLNLARGHLQFRFNLGSGIANLTTKETVNIGKWHWARIFRDGREGILQLDNSSIVRGYSGTPLTELNLELPFYIGSLSEWDEVHRLSGASKGYKGVIQRILLNGKPLPISAKLPDCSFDSNRNGCAFNVGSYDGLPCPISKNPCLNNGLCVPELDQFICKCPSNTKGKYCEISQEETPAIKFNGATFLQFRNRGYRSHNLTISDEYPDNEEDDIDNIEEDVVDNNTYDAYDDEEYYFDFYDTARRKPERGNRYEIKLRTFASDALLLWRSKSRSIREDYFSIAVVNGYPEISYNLGKQDVFWAIRSKTKIDDGKWHTIQVRRRKRVGFISIDGEPPIKGLSKYGAISLRTNSKLWIGGTANLPQGLPSAYYKGFEGCIQHILVNAKPLDMVSNNELNKVNFCHDNEI; from the exons AGCCCTGCGAGAAGACATTCTGCGCTTGGGGGGCCCAGTGCATCACCGGCCCCGACGGCAGGGCCATGTGCCAATGTCCAACCCATTGCAAGCAGAAGGTCGACCTCGTCTGCGGAACTGATGGAAAGACTTACGCTAATCGCTGTCAACTTCGTGTGGCATCTTGCAAAGCTCGACTTAACACCAGGGTTAAACATGATGGGGAATGCG AACAAAACGATCCATGTAGAGACAAGCAATGCGGTTTTGGGGCTCGATGTGTGGTTTCCCCTGATGGCCGCAATGCCAGCTGTGTCTGTCCGGATAAATGCCCCAGCTATGGAGATCATACCACCTCGCGTCCAGTCTGTGGAAGCGACGGGATCGACTATCGAAACCAATGCGAGCTGCAAAAAGCCGCCTGCACTTCCAACACAAACATCACCATCAAGTTTCTCGGAAAGTGCG ATCCTTGTGCCGGAGTGGAATGTGCAGAACCCGAAGTATGCCAGTTGGACGAACATCGCAATCCTGTTTGTAGATGTGGGGACAGTTGTCCTTTAGAATTTACTCCGGTTTGCGGATCGGACGGAAAAACCTACTCCAATGAGTGCACGCTGCGGCAGGAAGCCTGCAGGGCCCGGAAAAACCTCCATATCATATATCGCGGAAAATGCAGCTCAG GCATAAACCCGTGCATGAGCGTGCGGTGCACCTTAGGGGAGGAATGTGCGATAAATAAATTCGGCATCGCCCGCTGTCAATGCCCGCCGTCTTGCGAGCCTATCATGAGGCCCGTTTGTTCGAAAGACGGCCGAACTTTCCCATCTGAATGCGAATTGAAAAGAACGGCTTGTCTGACTCGGACCACTATTGAGATATCTTACAGTGGCGTTTGCGGGGAGAAAGGCCCGTGTAGCGAGTACCAGTGTCAAAATGGAGCGACCTGCGTCGAACGATTCGGTGTTGCCCACTGCGAGTGTCCCGTCTGTCCGGCCGAATTCGAACCCGTCTGTGGATCCGACGGTATTTCGTATGGCAACGAATGTAAGCTAAGACTGGAAGCTTGCAAGCATCCGCGCAATATTACAGTCCTTTACGACGGTCCTTGTA ACGGTTGCGAGACTAAAAAATGCGATTTTTACTCCGTTTGCGAGCGCGATAGTGCAACTGAGGGACGTTGTGTTTGCCCCAAGTCATGTACGGACCCTgag CTCAACGACGGAACGGTTTGTGGAACAGATGGAGTGACTTACGCAAACGAATGCGAACTTCGCATGACCTCTTGCAAAATGAAGCAGTTCATTTTGGTCGCGTATAAGGGAAACTGCG ATCTATGTCAGGGAGTGGAATGTAAATACGGGGGTAGATGCGAAGCGGGCAAATGCGTATGTCCGACGAATTGCGAAGGTTCCGGCGATGAGCCGGTGTGTGCATCAAACATGATGACGTTCCCCAACGAGTGCGAATTGCAGAAAGCGATGTGTTTACAGCCGACAAATTCTCCCCCCTTGAGCGTAGTGTTCTATGGCGACTGTCGCGAGAAATTCCCAGTAGCAGGATCTCTCAGTA CAACTCTTTCCCCCTTCACGGCTCAAACTAACAACATCGGCCCGGGCACGGATCTAGACACTGTCGGTCCGGAGAATACAATTCCAGACTTATCGACGGTCGAGAAAGAAGCCTGCCGTGATATTCATTGCGATTTCGAAGCCACGTGCGAGTTAGGTCCAGACAACTTCCCACGTTGCACCTGTCAGTTCGATTGTGCCAGTGCCGCACTCGTCTCTGCCTCGAAACCAGTATGCGCCTCCGATTTGCAAATCTATCCTTCGCTTTGCGCTATGAAGATGGAAGCGTGTCAAAGGCAGGAGGAGTTGCGGTTGAGGCCACTCGATCTCTGTCAAG GAATGGAGGTAAAACCATGCAATGGCGAAAAACCATTAACAGACCCCCTCACAGGAAAGGAATTAGATTGCGGAAGCGGCCCGAAAAGACAAGATTGCCCTTCCGGCAGCTACTGCCATCAAACCACGCGGTTTTCCCGTTGTTGTCCAAAAG ACCAGGGCCTTTTAGAGCAAAAGAGCTGCGAGGATAGCTGGCACGGGTGTTGTCCTGACGGAAAAACCGCCGCCCAAGGCCCTAATCACGCCGGATGTCCTTCCCTCTGCGGCTGCAATAAACTCGGCTCATATTCCGACACGTGCGATCCCGAAACGCAACAGTGTCGGTGTAGACCGGGCGTAGGAGGTGCCAAATGTGATCGATGCGAACCTGGATATTGGGGTTTACCGAAAATCTCCTCCGGCTATCACGGTTGCATCC CGTGCGGTTGTTCGACGTTCGGCTCCGTGCGAGACGATTGCGAGCAGATGACGGGGAGATGTGTGTGCAACCCGGGGGTGCAAGGCCAAAAATGCACAGTATGCACCAGCCATGACAAGGTCTTAGGACCGAACGGGTGCGTACCAG CGGATCTGACTACGTCGCCCCCGACGACGTGCAAAGAATTGACTTGTTATTTTGGAGCAACATGCGTCGAACGGGGTGGATTTGCTATATGTGAATGTCATACCGAATGCCCTCAAGAAAATGACGCTCAA GTCGTGTGTGGAAGTGACGGACAGACGTACGCGTCGGCGTGCGAGTTGCGACAAGTCGCATGTCGGACGCAAAAAGATATAGTCGTCCAAGCGTTCGGGACGTGTAAAG ATGATATGTTTCCAAGTACGGATTGGCCAATTCGTCGTTATACTCCTCTCCAGTTTACACAACCCGACGATTCTAATTCGCCTTTATCAAAATCGACACGACATTTACTAGTTCCCGATCCTCGTTACTACTACGGGAGCAGCGGATCTATTATGCGACCCGTTCAAGGAGTCTCTTATCCCGCTGAAACAGATAATAAAGCCGCATTCGAAATAAACGTATCTGCTACAGGACCTAACGCCATTTACAATACCCGCG GTGGAAACTACGCCCCGGCTTACCGTCCGACCCCCGCAACCGTTCGCGTAATAACAGCCCTTCTCGGGGATCTCTGTTCCGATAACTCCGATTGCATGATAATGTATAGCCACTGCGTATCAGGAGCGTGCACTTGTCTTCCGAATCACTCTGAATCGTCCGACCGACAAGAGTGCATAG CTGATCCGAATCCGACCGATGAATATCGTGCATGTAGCTCATCCCCCTGTCATCATGGTAGCACTTGTGTTGATCTTCCCGCCGCCACGTTCACTTGCGTTTGCGAGACAAACTTTACGGGGTCTCTTTGCGAAACCGAAGTCATTCACAAACAATACAACACTCCAGCTTTCCATGGGCGTTCTTACGTCAAACTCAAACCTCTCAAAGCCTACCACAAACTTAGCATCGAAGTCGAGTTCAAAACGCATTCCCACGACGGATTGCTGCTCTATAACCAGCAGAAACCTGACGGGTTGGGCGATTTCGTTTCTCTTGCCATCGTCAACGGATTTGTCGAATTCAAATACAATCTAGGCAACGGACACGTTCTTATCCGTTCAGTCGACAAAATACAGCTCGGCGTCTTCCACCGAGTCGTCATTAAGAGATATCACAGAGACGGAATACTCAAACTTGATGAAGGGGAAGACGTGGCCGGACAGGCCAAAGGCACACTCAAAGCTCTCGATTTACTTGAAGATACATACGTCGGATTTCTACCCTCTAACTACACAAG AGTTTACGAAAATATCGGCACCGCGAAGGGTTTTCGGGGCTGCatcagaaaattaaaaattggacGAAGACCGATCGAGCTGCACGTCAACAGAGACGATTGGGTCTTGGGCGCTGAGGCGGTATCCGAGTGCGGTGACAGCCCCTGCTCGGCGGCGCCCTGTGCCAACGACGCCAAGTGCGCCCTAATTACACCTGAAACGTACCGATGCGAATGCGGCCCTCATTATCGGGGCGAGTTCTGCGAGAAGCCGATCGAGCCTTGCAGATCCAACCCTTGCAAATTCGGATCGACGTGCACGCCACTCAGCCCCGACGCTTACATCTGCGAATGTCCACCTGGACGGACCGGAACTCGGTGCGAAATGG TTTGTTCTGTTTCAGAAGATAAATATATGGGTATAGTAAATCCGGAATTTAGTGGGTCAAGTTATATCCGACTTCCTCGATTAGAGGGTGTTAGGAAGACGTTTTCGATTGAGGTGTATTTTATGCCAAAGGCAGCAAACGGTCTGATATTGTATAACGGGCAACTGAAGAATGGCCGCGGTGATTTTATTTCGTTGAACTTAGCACGTGGTCATTTACAATTTAGATTCAATTTGGGAAGCGGAATTGCGAATTTAAC AACTAAAGAGACTGTAAATATTGGGAAGTGGCATTGGGCCCGTATTTTCCGAGACGGACGAGAAGGAATTTTACAATTGGATAATTCTAGCATAGTTCGTGGTTATTCCGGCACGCCACTAACAGAACTTAATCTGGAATTGCCGTTCTACATCGGATCTTTATC GGAGTGGGATGAAGTGCATCGTTTATCTGGCGCATCTAAGGGATATAAGGGCGTAATACAAAGGATTCTCCTAAATGGAAAACCCCTTCCCATTTCGGCTAAATTGCCGGATTGCTCTTTTGATTCTAATAGAAACGGATGCGCATTCAATGTCGGCTCATATGACGGATTACCATGTCCCATTTCCAAAAATCCTTGCCTAAATAACGGCCTATGTGTACCAGAACTCGATCAGTTTATATGCAAATGCCCTTCTAACACAAAGGGAAAATATTGCGAGATAT CTCAAGAAGAAACCCCCGCTATTAAATTCAACGGTGCCACTTTTCTCCAATTTAGGAACAGAGGATACAGAAG TCACAATTTAACAATAAGTGATGAATATCCCGACAACGAAGAGGACGATATTGACAATATTGAAGAAGACGTCGTCGATAATAACACTTACGACGCTTACGACGACGAAGAATACTACTTCGATTTTTACGATACCGCTAG ACGAAAACCGGAACGTGGCAACAGATACGAAATCAAATTGCGCACCTTTGCCAGCGACGCTCTTCTCTTGTGGAGGAGTAAAAGTAGAAGTATAAGAGAAGACTATTTTTCTATAGCTGTTGTTAATGGTTACCCTGAAATTAGTTATAATTTAGGCAAGCAAGATGTCTTCTGGGCAATCAG ATCGAAGACGAAAATCGACGACGGCAAGTGGCATACAATCCAAGTAAGGAGACGGAAACGAGTAGGTTTTATATCAATCGACGGGGAGCCGCCTATTAAGGGCCTCTCGAAATACGGTGCCATTTCACTGAGAACGAATTCTAAATTATGGATAG gtgGTACGGCGAATCTGCCCCAAGGCCTACCTTCGGCGTACTACAAAGGCTTCGAAGGATGCATCCAACATATTTTAGTTAACGCAAAACCCTTAGATATGGTttcaaataatgaattaaataaagttaacTTCTGCCACGATAACGAAATTTAA
- the LOC100141763 gene encoding agrin isoform X4, with protein sequence MALKGCRPRATILRLFLLATLWLHSHASALARRQISAHPVFLPRCKYDEHIIKSEDKLQKQIDLANFVFTGKVTSDIRFLDNRTIVFSVYVRRYFKNNAGLSDNQEVRVLKTLYDGEGVKCRQVLRYRYTAIFIGRKPQKLDADVQLTINPVPVTLTNLDRVTAATKDKNREFLDSSLASQQHANLMHKPRQHYIEEPCEKTFCAWGAQCITGPDGRAMCQCPTHCKQKVDLVCGTDGKTYANRCQLRVASCKARLNTRVKHDGECEQNDPCRDKQCGFGARCVVSPDGRNASCVCPDKCPSYGDHTTSRPVCGSDGIDYRNQCELQKAACTSNTNITIKFLGKCDPCAGVECAEPEVCQLDEHRNPVCRCGDSCPLEFTPVCGSDGKTYSNECTLRQEACRARKNLHIIYRGKCSSGINPCMSVRCTLGEECAINKFGIARCQCPPSCEPIMRPVCSKDGRTFPSECELKRTACLTRTTIEISYSGVCGEKGPCSEYQCQNGATCVERFGVAHCECPVCPAEFEPVCGSDGISYGNECKLRLEACKHPRNITVLYDGPCNGCETKKCDFYSVCERDSATEGRCVCPKSCTDPELNDGTVCGTDGVTYANECELRMTSCKMKQFILVAYKGNCDLCQGVECKYGGRCEAGKCVCPTNCEGSGDEPVCASNMMTFPNECELQKAMCLQPTNSPPLSVVFYGDCREKFPVAGSLSTTLSPFTAQTNNIGPGTDLDTVGPENTIPDLSTVEKEACRDIHCDFEATCELGPDNFPRCTCQFDCASAALVSASKPVCASDLQIYPSLCAMKMEACQRQEELRLRPLDLCQGMEVKPCNGEKPLTDPLTGKELDCGSGPKRQDCPSGSYCHQTTRFSRCCPKDQGLLEQKSCEDSWHGCCPDGKTAAQGPNHAGCPSLCGCNKLGSYSDTCDPETQQCRCRPGVGGAKCDRCEPGYWGLPKISSGYHGCIPCGCSTFGSVRDDCEQMTGRCVCNPGVQGQKCTVCTSHDKVLGPNGCVPADLTTSPPTTCKELTCYFGATCVERGGFAICECHTECPQENDAQVVCGSDGQTYASACELRQVACRTQKDIVVQAFGTCKDDMFPSTDWPIRRYTPLQFTQPDDSNSPLSKSTRHLLVPDPRYYYGSSGSIMRPVQGVSYPAETDNKAAFEINVSATGPNAIYNTRGGNYAPAYRPTPATVRVITALLGDLCSDNSDCMIMYSHCVSGACTCLPNHSESSDRQECIADPNPTDEYRACSSSPCHHGSTCVDLPAATFTCVCETNFTGSLCETEVIHKQYNTPAFHGRSYVKLKPLKAYHKLSIEVEFKTHSHDGLLLYNQQKPDGLGDFVSLAIVNGFVEFKYNLGNGHVLIRSVDKIQLGVFHRVVIKRYHRDGILKLDEGEDVAGQAKGTLKALDLLEDTYVGFLPSNYTRVYENIGTAKGFRGCIRKLKIGRRPIELHVNRDDWVLGAEAVSECGDSPCSAAPCANDAKCALITPETYRCECGPHYRGEFCEKPIEPCRSNPCKFGSTCTPLSPDAYICECPPGRTGTRCEMVCSVSEDKYMGIVNPEFSGSSYIRLPRLEGVRKTFSIEVYFMPKAANGLILYNGQLKNGRGDFISLNLARGHLQFRFNLGSGIANLTTKETVNIGKWHWARIFRDGREGILQLDNSSIVRGYSGTPLTELNLELPFYIGSLSEWDEVHRLSGASKGYKGVIQRILLNGKPLPISAKLPDCSFDSNRNGCAFNVGSYDGLPCPISKNPCLNNGLCVPELDQFICKCPSNTKGKYCEISQEETPAIKFNGATFLQFRNRGYRSHNLTISDEYPDNEEDDIDNIEEDVVDNNTYDAYDDEEYYFDFYDTARRKPERGNRYEIKLRTFASDALLLWRSKSRSIREDYFSIAVVNGYPEISYNLGKQDVFWAIRSKTKIDDGKWHTIQVRRRKRVGFISIDGEPPIKGLSKYGAISLRTNSKLWIGGTANLPQGLPSAYYKGFEGCIQHILVNAKPLDMVSNNELNKVNFCHDNEI encoded by the exons AGCCCTGCGAGAAGACATTCTGCGCTTGGGGGGCCCAGTGCATCACCGGCCCCGACGGCAGGGCCATGTGCCAATGTCCAACCCATTGCAAGCAGAAGGTCGACCTCGTCTGCGGAACTGATGGAAAGACTTACGCTAATCGCTGTCAACTTCGTGTGGCATCTTGCAAAGCTCGACTTAACACCAGGGTTAAACATGATGGGGAATGCG AACAAAACGATCCATGTAGAGACAAGCAATGCGGTTTTGGGGCTCGATGTGTGGTTTCCCCTGATGGCCGCAATGCCAGCTGTGTCTGTCCGGATAAATGCCCCAGCTATGGAGATCATACCACCTCGCGTCCAGTCTGTGGAAGCGACGGGATCGACTATCGAAACCAATGCGAGCTGCAAAAAGCCGCCTGCACTTCCAACACAAACATCACCATCAAGTTTCTCGGAAAGTGCG ATCCTTGTGCCGGAGTGGAATGTGCAGAACCCGAAGTATGCCAGTTGGACGAACATCGCAATCCTGTTTGTAGATGTGGGGACAGTTGTCCTTTAGAATTTACTCCGGTTTGCGGATCGGACGGAAAAACCTACTCCAATGAGTGCACGCTGCGGCAGGAAGCCTGCAGGGCCCGGAAAAACCTCCATATCATATATCGCGGAAAATGCAGCTCAG GCATAAACCCGTGCATGAGCGTGCGGTGCACCTTAGGGGAGGAATGTGCGATAAATAAATTCGGCATCGCCCGCTGTCAATGCCCGCCGTCTTGCGAGCCTATCATGAGGCCCGTTTGTTCGAAAGACGGCCGAACTTTCCCATCTGAATGCGAATTGAAAAGAACGGCTTGTCTGACTCGGACCACTATTGAGATATCTTACAGTGGCGTTTGCGGGGAGAAAGGCCCGTGTAGCGAGTACCAGTGTCAAAATGGAGCGACCTGCGTCGAACGATTCGGTGTTGCCCACTGCGAGTGTCCCGTCTGTCCGGCCGAATTCGAACCCGTCTGTGGATCCGACGGTATTTCGTATGGCAACGAATGTAAGCTAAGACTGGAAGCTTGCAAGCATCCGCGCAATATTACAGTCCTTTACGACGGTCCTTGTA ACGGTTGCGAGACTAAAAAATGCGATTTTTACTCCGTTTGCGAGCGCGATAGTGCAACTGAGGGACGTTGTGTTTGCCCCAAGTCATGTACGGACCCTgag CTCAACGACGGAACGGTTTGTGGAACAGATGGAGTGACTTACGCAAACGAATGCGAACTTCGCATGACCTCTTGCAAAATGAAGCAGTTCATTTTGGTCGCGTATAAGGGAAACTGCG ATCTATGTCAGGGAGTGGAATGTAAATACGGGGGTAGATGCGAAGCGGGCAAATGCGTATGTCCGACGAATTGCGAAGGTTCCGGCGATGAGCCGGTGTGTGCATCAAACATGATGACGTTCCCCAACGAGTGCGAATTGCAGAAAGCGATGTGTTTACAGCCGACAAATTCTCCCCCCTTGAGCGTAGTGTTCTATGGCGACTGTCGCGAGAAATTCCCAGTAGCAGGATCTCTCAGTA CAACTCTTTCCCCCTTCACGGCTCAAACTAACAACATCGGCCCGGGCACGGATCTAGACACTGTCGGTCCGGAGAATACAATTCCAGACTTATCGACGGTCGAGAAAGAAGCCTGCCGTGATATTCATTGCGATTTCGAAGCCACGTGCGAGTTAGGTCCAGACAACTTCCCACGTTGCACCTGTCAGTTCGATTGTGCCAGTGCCGCACTCGTCTCTGCCTCGAAACCAGTATGCGCCTCCGATTTGCAAATCTATCCTTCGCTTTGCGCTATGAAGATGGAAGCGTGTCAAAGGCAGGAGGAGTTGCGGTTGAGGCCACTCGATCTCTGTCAAG GAATGGAGGTAAAACCATGCAATGGCGAAAAACCATTAACAGACCCCCTCACAGGAAAGGAATTAGATTGCGGAAGCGGCCCGAAAAGACAAGATTGCCCTTCCGGCAGCTACTGCCATCAAACCACGCGGTTTTCCCGTTGTTGTCCAAAAG ACCAGGGCCTTTTAGAGCAAAAGAGCTGCGAGGATAGCTGGCACGGGTGTTGTCCTGACGGAAAAACCGCCGCCCAAGGCCCTAATCACGCCGGATGTCCTTCCCTCTGCGGCTGCAATAAACTCGGCTCATATTCCGACACGTGCGATCCCGAAACGCAACAGTGTCGGTGTAGACCGGGCGTAGGAGGTGCCAAATGTGATCGATGCGAACCTGGATATTGGGGTTTACCGAAAATCTCCTCCGGCTATCACGGTTGCATCC CGTGCGGTTGTTCGACGTTCGGCTCCGTGCGAGACGATTGCGAGCAGATGACGGGGAGATGTGTGTGCAACCCGGGGGTGCAAGGCCAAAAATGCACAGTATGCACCAGCCATGACAAGGTCTTAGGACCGAACGGGTGCGTACCAG CGGATCTGACTACGTCGCCCCCGACGACGTGCAAAGAATTGACTTGTTATTTTGGAGCAACATGCGTCGAACGGGGTGGATTTGCTATATGTGAATGTCATACCGAATGCCCTCAAGAAAATGACGCTCAA GTCGTGTGTGGAAGTGACGGACAGACGTACGCGTCGGCGTGCGAGTTGCGACAAGTCGCATGTCGGACGCAAAAAGATATAGTCGTCCAAGCGTTCGGGACGTGTAAAG ATGATATGTTTCCAAGTACGGATTGGCCAATTCGTCGTTATACTCCTCTCCAGTTTACACAACCCGACGATTCTAATTCGCCTTTATCAAAATCGACACGACATTTACTAGTTCCCGATCCTCGTTACTACTACGGGAGCAGCGGATCTATTATGCGACCCGTTCAAGGAGTCTCTTATCCCGCTGAAACAGATAATAAAGCCGCATTCGAAATAAACGTATCTGCTACAGGACCTAACGCCATTTACAATACCCGCG GTGGAAACTACGCCCCGGCTTACCGTCCGACCCCCGCAACCGTTCGCGTAATAACAGCCCTTCTCGGGGATCTCTGTTCCGATAACTCCGATTGCATGATAATGTATAGCCACTGCGTATCAGGAGCGTGCACTTGTCTTCCGAATCACTCTGAATCGTCCGACCGACAAGAGTGCATAG CTGATCCGAATCCGACCGATGAATATCGTGCATGTAGCTCATCCCCCTGTCATCATGGTAGCACTTGTGTTGATCTTCCCGCCGCCACGTTCACTTGCGTTTGCGAGACAAACTTTACGGGGTCTCTTTGCGAAACCGAAGTCATTCACAAACAATACAACACTCCAGCTTTCCATGGGCGTTCTTACGTCAAACTCAAACCTCTCAAAGCCTACCACAAACTTAGCATCGAAGTCGAGTTCAAAACGCATTCCCACGACGGATTGCTGCTCTATAACCAGCAGAAACCTGACGGGTTGGGCGATTTCGTTTCTCTTGCCATCGTCAACGGATTTGTCGAATTCAAATACAATCTAGGCAACGGACACGTTCTTATCCGTTCAGTCGACAAAATACAGCTCGGCGTCTTCCACCGAGTCGTCATTAAGAGATATCACAGAGACGGAATACTCAAACTTGATGAAGGGGAAGACGTGGCCGGACAGGCCAAAGGCACACTCAAAGCTCTCGATTTACTTGAAGATACATACGTCGGATTTCTACCCTCTAACTACACAAG AGTTTACGAAAATATCGGCACCGCGAAGGGTTTTCGGGGCTGCatcagaaaattaaaaattggacGAAGACCGATCGAGCTGCACGTCAACAGAGACGATTGGGTCTTGGGCGCTGAGGCGGTATCCGAGTGCGGTGACAGCCCCTGCTCGGCGGCGCCCTGTGCCAACGACGCCAAGTGCGCCCTAATTACACCTGAAACGTACCGATGCGAATGCGGCCCTCATTATCGGGGCGAGTTCTGCGAGAAGCCGATCGAGCCTTGCAGATCCAACCCTTGCAAATTCGGATCGACGTGCACGCCACTCAGCCCCGACGCTTACATCTGCGAATGTCCACCTGGACGGACCGGAACTCGGTGCGAAATGG TTTGTTCTGTTTCAGAAGATAAATATATGGGTATAGTAAATCCGGAATTTAGTGGGTCAAGTTATATCCGACTTCCTCGATTAGAGGGTGTTAGGAAGACGTTTTCGATTGAGGTGTATTTTATGCCAAAGGCAGCAAACGGTCTGATATTGTATAACGGGCAACTGAAGAATGGCCGCGGTGATTTTATTTCGTTGAACTTAGCACGTGGTCATTTACAATTTAGATTCAATTTGGGAAGCGGAATTGCGAATTTAAC AACTAAAGAGACTGTAAATATTGGGAAGTGGCATTGGGCCCGTATTTTCCGAGACGGACGAGAAGGAATTTTACAATTGGATAATTCTAGCATAGTTCGTGGTTATTCCGGCACGCCACTAACAGAACTTAATCTGGAATTGCCGTTCTACATCGGATCTTTATC GGAGTGGGATGAAGTGCATCGTTTATCTGGCGCATCTAAGGGATATAAGGGCGTAATACAAAGGATTCTCCTAAATGGAAAACCCCTTCCCATTTCGGCTAAATTGCCGGATTGCTCTTTTGATTCTAATAGAAACGGATGCGCATTCAATGTCGGCTCATATGACGGATTACCATGTCCCATTTCCAAAAATCCTTGCCTAAATAACGGCCTATGTGTACCAGAACTCGATCAGTTTATATGCAAATGCCCTTCTAACACAAAGGGAAAATATTGCGAGATAT CTCAAGAAGAAACCCCCGCTATTAAATTCAACGGTGCCACTTTTCTCCAATTTAGGAACAGAGGATACAGAAG TCACAATTTAACAATAAGTGATGAATATCCCGACAACGAAGAGGACGATATTGACAATATTGAAGAAGACGTCGTCGATAATAACACTTACGACGCTTACGACGACGAAGAATACTACTTCGATTTTTACGATACCGCTAG ACGAAAACCGGAACGTGGCAACAGATACGAAATCAAATTGCGCACCTTTGCCAGCGACGCTCTTCTCTTGTGGAGGAGTAAAAGTAGAAGTATAAGAGAAGACTATTTTTCTATAGCTGTTGTTAATGGTTACCCTGAAATTAGTTATAATTTAGGCAAGCAAGATGTCTTCTGGGCAATCAG ATCGAAGACGAAAATCGACGACGGCAAGTGGCATACAATCCAAGTAAGGAGACGGAAACGAGTAGGTTTTATATCAATCGACGGGGAGCCGCCTATTAAGGGCCTCTCGAAATACGGTGCCATTTCACTGAGAACGAATTCTAAATTATGGATAG gtgGTACGGCGAATCTGCCCCAAGGCCTACCTTCGGCGTACTACAAAGGCTTCGAAGGATGCATCCAACATATTTTAGTTAACGCAAAACCCTTAGATATGGTttcaaataatgaattaaataaagttaacTTCTGCCACGATAACGAAATTTAA